A stretch of Acidimicrobiales bacterium DNA encodes these proteins:
- a CDS encoding class I SAM-dependent methyltransferase — protein MIATLRHNRRADYDEAIATAPPQGRWTARTADPNDPQAVALRARTLEAAWRSPIADRVAFLEGRVRGRMVLDIGCVAHDESRMDASNWLHARIAAAASTCLGVDILDAGVDAMRRRGFDAVVHDLTTGLGPIADRGPFDVIVAGELIEHVDDLGMLFRTAAEGLSAEGELILTTPNPYSPRRVRAGQLGIAWENVDHIVYAFPSGIAELAERHGLVLAEAATTDTPASRDSLRRRLARTIKGSHWRTVGIDTNGPARQVAPDAGPLGRALRRLARPRHRFVGETFVYVIRRPAA, from the coding sequence ATGATCGCCACCCTCCGCCACAACCGACGCGCCGACTACGACGAGGCCATCGCGACGGCGCCCCCGCAGGGCCGGTGGACGGCCCGCACCGCGGATCCGAACGACCCGCAGGCCGTCGCCCTGCGGGCCCGCACCCTCGAGGCCGCATGGCGATCCCCGATCGCCGACCGCGTCGCCTTCCTCGAAGGGCGGGTGCGCGGCCGAATGGTGCTCGACATCGGCTGCGTCGCCCACGACGAGTCGCGGATGGACGCCTCGAACTGGCTGCACGCCCGCATCGCGGCCGCCGCCTCGACCTGTCTCGGTGTCGACATCCTCGACGCCGGGGTCGACGCGATGCGCCGCCGTGGGTTCGATGCCGTCGTCCACGACCTCACCACCGGACTCGGACCGATCGCGGACCGGGGTCCGTTCGACGTGATCGTCGCCGGCGAACTCATCGAACACGTCGACGACCTCGGCATGCTCTTCCGCACCGCCGCCGAGGGGCTGAGCGCCGAGGGCGAGCTGATCCTGACCACGCCCAACCCGTACTCGCCGCGGCGAGTGCGCGCCGGCCAGCTGGGCATCGCGTGGGAGAACGTCGACCACATCGTCTACGCCTTCCCGAGCGGGATCGCGGAACTGGCCGAACGGCACGGCCTCGTCCTGGCCGAGGCGGCGACGACCGACACGCCGGCGTCGCGCGACTCCCTCCGGCGCCGCCTCGCCCGCACGATCAAGGGCAGCCACTGGCGAACCGTCGGCATCGACACCAACGGCCCGGCCCGCCAGGTCGCGCCCGACGCCGGCCCGCTCGGCCGTGCGCTCCGGCGGCTCGCCCGCCCCCGACACCGGTTCGTCGGCGAGACGTTCGTCTACGTCATCCGCCGTCCGGCCGCATGA